AATACGTACCAGAATATAATATGTGTGCCCATAtgccacatatatatatgaatatgtgACTGTCTGATGTAGATGCATAATTTATTGGGATGGAATATTATGTGTCGTGACTCGATAGGGAGATCGAAGAAAGGATATATTTAGTGCAGACGTTAACATTTAACCATACTTTGAAGTTTGATTGTATATGGTCCTCTCGCTTCGATATTTTCTATGGCAAAGTACGTACACgtttaaaaacaaatcaaaaataGACGTACGCCTGatgtgaaaaaaataaatataaacaaagatCACTATGTTATATACATAATAACATAATGCATCTAAGTATGATGATTAACAAAATTAGATAtctttatttgtatataatctTTGTTTCAGTGACAGGTTTTGTCGATCATCGACATGTTTAAACAATCAAATCGCTGGTCTAGTAAGAGGCACGCCTCTTCTTGCCTCTTAGGTTGAAAAATATTGGAAttgatttaagttttttatgagttttttaaatatgattctTTCCATAGCTGATGTACAAACCGCGTTACATTTGAAGtttgaattcaaatttatttatttcactatATCCATATATGATTATTATTTTCACGGCTTCTGTTCCATATTATTAATCTGCTAGACTTCCTATATATTTATCCTACTGGTCGGCATTCGGCATGTTACAGGTTTGGAACTAAACTAAGTACTGTATATACGATAATGGAAAAAACAACAAaagcttttcttcttctaagtTGGCTTCACATACTCCTATGTCTATCGACTCTATCCTGTCAGGTTCGTGTCACAGAGGCTAGATTCCGTCACTTAGGTCAGTCTCTTCTTATTCCAAATATCTCTTTCACATAAAAAGATTTACTAATATAATATGACTTGTGTGTTAAAAGGTATATGTGCAAAACCTTCCCCATCGTGTGGAGATTCTCAGGGAAGCCATCAAGTTAATGGACAACAAGATAAGCCTTGTAAACGCATTCCAAGACCACCTCCTCCTAGAGACTGCTAGCAACGTTATATCGTTAGGTTCGACCAAGATTTTCAACAGAAGCTTCTCATCTTTTCTTTCAAAGAATCATGTTtacaatgtaaaataaataaataaaaaaccaaGCTACTAGAGGttatatatagtttgttttatattcgATCAAACATTCATACATACACATAGGAAAATCTAAATTCATGAACATGTGTGATGTGGCCAAAACGTAAATTAAAGGACTCATGaaatgtttgacaaaaaaaaaggactcATGAAATATGTTGGATATGTATCAAGcagagtaaatttttttttttttaagttttcacCCATAGAAGGCGACCTCTTGAAACAAGTGCGAGTGCGACAGAGACTGAGATTTATAATACCATATGTCAATCAATGGACATTTAttgttatgttttaatataatcaacaacaaaaaaacatagtGGGATATGGATTTGTAGTGATTgttgaaattttcaaattttattgttattggttGGTGGATTCTAAGATTCTTactaaaatctagtgttattggtttgatgattGTTTAATGACTTACAAAATctcttgttattcaaaaagtttggTTTTTAATGATTCTAAGTTTCTATCAAATCTAGAGTTATTGGGAATTGAATTCTAGATAATTTTACTCataaaacaaaacttcaaaaatcttgcatatttcctctagatttttaaaatccttaaattagaacattttcataaacttttaaatatgaaatactCTTTATAACTCTTTACAAATTTAACAAATCTCTTGacttttaaaatcaattaactcTATAAAAATTCTACTCCCACTAATCCTCCTTATATCACCTAACAATGAATCACCAAGAGAGGCAATTACTTACTTAGACCGCACCAGTTCTTAAGGATATGAGTTTTAGAGGCATGTAATGCATCTAAGTAATCTGATAAACAAAATTAGATATCTTTATTTGTATAATCTTTGGTTCAACGATAGGTTTTGTACATGTTTCAGCAATCAAATCGCTGGCCTAGTGACATCAGTCTACGCACACCTCTTCTTGCCTTTTAGGTTGAAAAATATgggatttgattttatttttttatatgattttctcCACATAGCTGATGTACAAAAACGCGTTACGTAGAAATCAAGAAACCGTTGAAGtttgaattcaaatttatttattcactacatgtttgattttttcttaGCTTTAGTTTTCATATTTATCAATCTGCTTGACTtcctactatatatatattctactgGTCGGCACTCGGCAGGTTACAGGTTCGGaaccaaaacaagaaaagaatATCTGATAAtgaagaaaacaacaaaagcttttcctcttcttctaaGTTTGATTCACATACTTCTATGTCTATCCTCTCAGGTTCGTGTCATAGAGGCTAGAATCCATAACACAGGTCAGTCTCCTCTTTATTCCAACTATCTCTGCCGCATAAGAGATTTAAGTAACATATCGGCTCGTGTGTTAAATTAAAAGGTGTTCGGATATGCGCAAGACCTCCCCCACCTTGTGGAGATGAATCTATGGGAGGCGATCAAGTTTCGGGACATAAAGATAAGCCTTGTAAAACCATTCCAAGACCTCCTCCTCCTAAGTGCTCGTAgcctctcttgttcatcattgTTTACATTGTaaactaaacaaacaaataacCAAGCTACTAGAGGTTATGTAGTTTTATATTTGATCAAACATTCATACATAAAAGGATATGTACGACGCAGAGTAGGGCGACCCCTTGAAACAAGTGTGACTGAGATTTATAATACCATTTGTCAATAAACATTTATTGTTATTGTGTAATATAGTCAACAATAAAACCATTTCTAACACCTATTAATGAATCACCAAGTGAGGCAATTACTTACTTAGACCGCACGCAGTTCTTGAGGAGATGAGTTTTTTAGAGGCGAGGATAGCGAGAGCGGCCTTTCTTCTTCAAGAACTCTGGGATCTCTATGGAACTGCCTTCActgaaagatgaagaaggacgTCTTGTTGTTACTCCCATTGATGCATCCGCTTGTGTTGCCtgcatttttcatataaagattTAGGAAATGAGTGTAAGAATCTAGTAATGTGAAGGGAGACGAAGTGAATATACCTGAAGAGGCctcccttctccttcttcttggcGTTTGAAGCCGGTTGCTATTAGGGTAATACTTACCTGACAAAGAAGAAAAGGTTGAGCAATATCTCAGAGGCTcatataagattaaaaaaaagaagatgactACTTACTTGACCACTAAAGGATGGATCGACCACAGCGCCAAATATAAGATTTGCTGTTGGATCAACAAGGTCATAGATCACTTCTGCAGCTGCATTTACCTACAAAAAACCGTTTCTCCAGGAATCAAAATAGAGCAACAAACCATTATAAATTTCATGAATTGAAGCAAAACTAGGCTTTGCTCTGAGTTGTCTTAGGGAAGAAGATGGACTAGAGAACCTCGAACAATGTTAAGTCAGTTCCACCAGTTATGTTCCAAACAATACCAGTGGCTCTCTCAATCCCAATATCTAACAACGGTGACTGGATTGCGTTTAATGCAGCATCTCTTGCTCGTGTCTTTCCTGCTCAAAACAACAGTATAGCATGATGACAATGATGCAACCAGAACATAATTTTCTTTACTATATCACAATGCACATATAGTAGTAGAGTTACGTGGAGTGTCATTTAGTAAACAAACACTATTAGACTGGTTCCTTAGTCATGGTTACAGAGTACCAAATCTATAATCCTATTAATCTACTCAATATGTAATACCAATTCTCAGCAACATTTTAGTATTCTAGTTAATAAACATATGCATATAGCGTCTTAGATAGAGCTTATCTACACAAAGTCAAATGTTCTAAAAATTGCTAGGAGGTGGTTAGGCACCGTATAGAGGATTATTGTTTAGGTGGGCGCCTAGgccgattttttatttttgtacccGATTTGCCGACTAGGCACCGCCTAGACCGAGTTTTAGAACACTGACTCTTAACCAATTATGCCTACTGTTACTCAGATAGAGCCTatctacaaaaagaagtttcaAAGCTACTAAAGCACACTCTACTCTTACCTGTTGCAGTTCCTATGCCCATCAATGAAGAACCTGCATTTGCCATTATAGCCCTCACATCCGCAAAATCCACGTTAACCAATCCAGGAATCTGCATTCAACAATACAGCTGTTAAACATTTTCTGTAGAAAAATTGACTCCATTGAGACAAAACAAAGCCATATTACCGTAATGATATCAGAGATTCCACGAACTCCTTGACGAAGTATATCATCAGCCAGATTAAACGCTTCTGTAACAGGAGTAGACATAGAGACCGCCGTGAGCAACTTATCATTCGGAATAACAATGAGAGTATCAACATTATCCCTCAGTGCCGCAATCCCTTCCTGAGCCTGAACCGTTCTTCTCCTTCCCTCGAATGAGAAAGGCGTTGTCACAATACCAACCGTTAATATACCCATTGCCTTCGCCACACCCGCTATTATCGGAGCCCCGCCCGTTCCAGTTCCACCTCCCATTCCAGCCTAGAAACAGTAGCAATACTCAGCCTAGAAGCATACTACAGTTATATAACTAAGGAGAAGTGGTAAGAGAACATACTGTGACAAAAACCATGTCAGAACCATAAAGTGCTTCTTCGATAGCTTCTTTGCTTTCTCTAGCAGCGTTCATTCCAATCTCCGGATTACCTCCAGCGCCTAAACCTCTAGTCAGCTCCTTACCAATCTGCAACCTCTTGTCTGGAAAAACAGGAGACATCCTCATCGCTTGAATATCGGTATTCACAATCCAAAACTCCACGCCAATCATCTCGCTCTGAATCATGCGGTTCACAGCGTTTGAGCCACCACCTCCAACGCCGATAACTTTGATCCTCGCCTCGTTGTAGTTACTAGGAGGAGACGAGTCGCCAAGATCCTCGGCACTGGAAGAATCTTTTCTTGGATTGAGCATGGAGATCTCAGGGTGGAGGTTTAGGAAAGGGTCTTGGCTTTGTAAGTGGTTGGGAGTGTGAGAGCTGGAAGTGGACCAAGGCTCGGATCTCTGAGCTGAAACAAGACGGTTTCTTTTGCCTTGGACCATTCTAAAGCAGCTTACCCTGCTGCCTTCTGGCGTTACACTCTTTCTAAGAAGAGTGAGCACTCGTGAGTCGGGAGAAGTCAAACAGGGAGAAACACAAGTTGTCATCTTTGAAACAAACCTGTTCAGGAGAAGGAACAAAGAAGTCAACTTTCAAGTCCACAGATTGATAATCAAAACACCCATTTTTTAACTTAAGCAAAAGCACAAAGAGTAAGCAATGGTTCAATTAGAGTCATGAAGAGAGTTCAATTTGAGAAATTTTGCGCGTTGTGTGATTACGAATTAACGAAATTGAGGAGATGGGTTTTTGCGGAACTCTGCGGGGAAAACAAAAGGTAATACCTTTGGATGGTGAAAGAGGAAGAGAACCTTGGAGAAGCAGTAGCAGCAAGCAGCAACAACAGAGGTTTTTGAGCTAGGGAGAAAGGGAATGTGAGGAGGAAGAAACAAAAAGGAAGGGAGGGGTTTTGGAGTTTTCTGGGCTTGGAATCTGTTTCTCTATCACATACGAAAAGTGGATTGTGATCTTGATTTGGCTCTACTTACACTCACTAAACTCATCTGTTTAAGTTGGCTTATGAGAAAAACGTTGGCCGACGACGGCAAAGTGATGAAGTAAAAAAAACTTGAAGGTTTAAGAGATATGGGCCTTAAAGCCCATATGATCTTTTGGGAGACTAAACAAGTGGTGCTTAAAGCCCATATGATCTTTTTGTTTGGTGTAAGTTCGATCTTTTTTTAAGTATATTTAAGGTTTCTAGTGGAAGTTACAAGTCAGTTTTGAGAGCATTTCACAATTTATGTTGTTGTTTCATGTATTTTAAACGGGTAAGAACACACAATTCAACAAAGTCAAATGTAAACCCTTGTAGGATTCTTTTCTTCTCATATACAGACGCATAAATCGAAATGTAAGCATAATGCTTGGCCAAAACTCATCATTATATCATCTGATCAACTTAAGCAACTTAGGACTCTAACGTTTACGTCTATGATACTTCCCATGAAACTTAAACAACATCAATACATTTTGAAACCGACACTCttaatctcttatctttctccaGCTACTGAGGATTATGAGTTCGATGGCAAAACCTCACTCATACTTCACCTAGACATCAATGTGAAGACTCCAAATCATCTATGCAGCCTCTGCTCCATGTTCAGACCACATTTAGCCGCATGTGTTGCAGAGACGCTGATGTATAATTAGTCTtcttaagcttttttttttgttttcgacTATCTCTTATCCCTTGTTTGAACATTTCAAGGACTTTTGTTTAGCTTATTTACTTTGATGGTTGTAAACTTTACCTCCATGCGTCGAgactaacttttttttatcacattCACAGAATAATCTTCGAGTTAATTCTCTGATATGTAATCTATCATATATTTTAtcctattaaatatattatcattatttatttttttaatctaaagaCATCTCAGATATATGGAAAGGTCTAGACTAATCTTCAAAGAAAGGTGCAGCTAACGAATAGACCTTCTCTCCGCATATGCGCAAAAAAAATCCTATAGCATAGTTCTATATATGTGTGGAGGTGTCCAGAGACATCATAAAGTAGTTTCTTCCAACAGGGTTCGAACTCGCAATCTGGATGCAAGAAGGGAACATCATTGGAGCCAGCTACGGCCAAGATTCTTGGCGTTGATTTCTCCTCCGTTGTTTTTAAATTAGGGCtgagaaaatgaaagaaaaaaaatatgaaaaaggcTGAGaacaaaaagattaaaaaatgaaagaattaagaaaattttgattgtGAATTTCGAGAGTTCGAGAGGGAGAGTGAAATAATTTTTGCTAAGTCTTTGccgagaaataaaatattttttccgcCTAAATTAAACACATCGTTTTAGAATCTGTAAAAAGCAAAAATAGTATTTACGTTTTAAAACGCTATCTTAAACTGCGTGTTATATCAATTATAGCATTTACGTAAAAAATGCTATCTTCATGCGCTATTTTTACTCACTTCCCTTGTAGTACATTAGACTATAATGTTCCGGATTAGTTAAATATATTATGCTTGATAAACTTCTCAATGATGTTTTGCAAATTCGCCTCGGAAGAGTAACGTTAGATAGGAACAATGCAAAATATAATTGCATAGGTTGATGAGGTTCAAAGATAATATACACCGTAACTCAAACCCTATGTCATATATTGTCCATAAAATATATAGGTCTCGTAGATAAGAAGTGAGAAGAATCATGATTATAGAAATTGAAAACTGGAACTTCATAATTAATTCTGACGTCAGATAGTGATGATGTCTTGTATGCtcttccaaagagattttgggtAATCATAAATCGGACATCTCTAAAATTGAGATTTCAAAGTTGACTTCGAGTTTGCCTTGTGACCTTGTATGATAGTATAATAATATGATGATTCATTTTGGCCAATTATACATGATGGTTCTTGGTCTCTATGTAATTTTCATACCCACACTTGAGTTCGATGCGACATCTTCctcatttctcttcttcttttaaatCTGATGATAGGCCTGGGATTTCGGGTATTCGGATCGGTTCCGGGTAAGATCCGTTCGGGTCCGGATATTCGGTTATTTACAAATTGTATCCAATGAGTACTTGGAacagttcggttcggtttcggatcggttttcggtcggttccgggtcggttccggatattaaattattaaaccaaaactaatatttttatgtattttatattttctatttttatttttattttttttttaaaatagtttaatccAAATCGGATATATATGTATAGTTTGAAAGTAACTACAACGAAATAGAAGTGGTGCAGTGGTAAAAATTGATGTACTTTCAACTTTCCCACCCGGGTTCGAAACCCATGAGGCGCAAATCCATgttttttaaacattatttcGGTTTAAACGGGTACCCGATCGGATCCGGATaaaaacccgaaccgacccgatACCCGTGGATATTCATAAACATTACCCATCGGTTAAATATGCCTTATccgaaaccgatccgaaccgGTCCATTTCGGGTCGGATCCGGTTCGGTATTCGGTTCCGGTTAAAAAGTCCCAGGCCTATCTGATGAGTTGATGTTTAGGGTAGGAGTAGGAATATAAAAGTCAATAAGACCAGAACTTGAGTAacgttttcaaacaaaaatgaaTAGTCGTTTGACTAATAATTTGTGGCTTGATGACGTTCAGAATCCGAATGAAAAGCTCCTTGTCACATCTTTGCACAGAGCCCCTTGCATTctctattatttaaaataataaaaccattATAGTTTTTTGGGGAAAAACATCTAcggggaatttttttttctgaatctATATGGTGAATGAATTGTTGGTCATGTTACAATACTCTTACCATTGTGAAAATGTTTActttaatgtaattatgtatcGTCCTATAAATCATCAGTATCGTcctaattgaatattttttatttagtattgtTGCTGATGATAAATGATTTGCGTATAGAAATGTGatgtatattataaaaaataacttgTTTGAATTTAAACCCATAAAATAACTGAAATCTCCAGATCACATGGCCTATTACGAACTCTTTTCaatttagagcatctccaaaggcactttattttttcctttataatttacattaaaatagagtaactctattatagagttaaatTTGCTTCAAtagttcactctataatagagttactctataacagagtgaaatatataatattcttattttttCACTCTAAATGGTCTTAGGACGTTAAAACATCTCAAACCCATTTTTATATTTGTCTATATAGTAATATCTACAGTTAAAATTATTCTattaattattcaaaaaaaattattctattaAGAAGAAGTAGCaatctttaatttttaattctatatttaaattaatattttatagaaatatgttggtgtcaaaaaaaatttttttatagaaatatgttGGAGTAAATTTTGTCTGTGTGAAaagagtttctctattttaagaaatcataacaaatatattaaaaattatatccaagattatattttttggtCACTTAACTTGAATTGCGTCTACATTGAACATAAAAAAGTCGGCTTCTCTCTTTTTAGAGATAGAGAAAGTTGTTCTCTCggattctcttcttcttatctCTTTTAAATCTTTCAGAAGAAGAGATTTCGCCGCTATTTTTTGCTTTCCATCTCCATATCTTTCTGGTTATGGTTTCAGATAGTTCGTGCTTTGACTCCAGGAAGTGGCGGTTCTCTCAACGCTATCTTCACTGCCTATTGTCTCCGGAAAGATGTGTTCCCGTTATATCTCTTCGCCAGCTCCTCACCGGGTTTTTCTAAGTTCCGTTTGACTGTCGCTTTTGTCCTTTCTTTGTTCCATCGACTCTCGATATAATTCTCTGAAGCTTTTCTTTCCCTGTATCTAGGTCGTCTCATCTTCAAGCTTATTTCTATCAACAAAGATGACTGTTCGTTCATGCAGAAAGATCGAAGTCTCTTGGATCGATTGAAAACAGTGGTTTTTTCTCCCGAAGCGGTGGTTCGGTTGAGTCTTGGCCTTCCGTGAAGACTACTATGTTGGTTTTTCACTGATCCTTCTCCGCGCATGGCGGAGCTTCGACGTGACTCTTTCTGGTGGAGGTGATGGTGCTTCGTCTTGACGCGTGTTTTAGAGTTGTTTGTCGCTCATACACGTGGTGACAAGTGTCGCTGACCTTCCTCAACGGTTTTTCTCTATTGGGCTGATGGTCCATAGAGTCTTATATATGTAGCCCGTTTGTTTAGAACTTCTGTTTTATCTTTGTGTTGGGTTGAATCTCTTGTTTGGTTTTGATccgtttaaataaattttcctgttgacaaaaaaaattacgtcTACACTAGTACTTATAAGTTGTTGACATGTCctcattatatttttatcattacTATATTCTCAAATAAGAagataatatgttttttctAATGAAATGTTTTATGTGTTTGCTAAATTGCTGCctcaatccaaattttttttttaattgtggtAAATTATCATGGACAAAAtggttaaatattttgtttgggCGTATTTCATGATACGTTAGGGTTCTACATCTCTTTTTGACACAtaagatttatatttaaatgCTGTATAAATGAAACTTTGGTCCCTCAGTATAAATTAATGGATAGTTATAGAGTTAACCAGATATTTGATAAGTAGAGCAGAGTTACCATTTTATTGTAAGAAAAAACCAAGTCCTAAAAACCCAAATCGGCAAATCTCACACAAGAAAGCAAAGATCTTTAGTTAACgtagaaaatagaaataaaagtGAATGCGAGTGAGAAGACTAACAGAGAGACACTGTAGTCTTGTAATAAAACAGAATCTTCTTTTCAGAACAAACTATTGGATACACTACTACCTTCCCTACATTACACCAGataacaaaacaacaacaacaacaacaacaaaagatcCTTCGGGTTGAGTTTTTTCTTCTACCAATGTCAGATCTTTTAATTCAGGATTTTCCCGAAGCAGAGCTTGATGAACAGATGTCGTTGTCATTGTTTGAACCATTAGGGTTCTTAGTTTCGGAGAGTCTCTGTTTGAGCTGAAACAAAAGTTGTTGATTCTCTTGATTCAGAAGCTCAGCTTTCTTCCTTAGCCTCTCGTTTTCTTTCATTATGTAACAGTTCTCCACATACAGCTTCGAGTTCAGCCTCTCCATtgctttatttctttctttcttcaagaacaaaaacaaaaacaaaaacaaaactattgTCAAGATTAAAAGACAAGAGAGTAATAGTAACAAACATCAAAGCTAGCCTGTGTTATGATTATTGTTCATATTAAA
The nucleotide sequence above comes from Brassica napus cultivar Da-Ae chromosome A9, Da-Ae, whole genome shotgun sequence. Encoded proteins:
- the LOC106367941 gene encoding cell division protein FtsZ homolog 2-2, chloroplastic, with the protein product MTTCVSPCLTSPDSRVLTLLRKSVTPEGSRVSCFRMVQGKRNRLVSAQRSEPWSTSSSHTPNHLQSQDPFLNLHPEISMLNPRKDSSSAEDLGDSSPPSNYNEARIKVIGVGGGGSNAVNRMIQSEMIGVEFWIVNTDIQAMRMSPVFPDKRLQIGKELTRGLGAGGNPEIGMNAARESKEAIEEALYGSDMVFVTAGMGGGTGTGGAPIIAGVAKAMGILTVGIVTTPFSFEGRRRTVQAQEGIAALRDNVDTLIVIPNDKLLTAVSMSTPVTEAFNLADDILRQGVRGISDIITIPGLVNVDFADVRAIMANAGSSLMGIGTATGKTRARDAALNAIQSPLLDIGIERATGIVWNITGGTDLTLFEVNAAAEVIYDLVDPTANLIFGAVVDPSFSGQVSITLIATGFKRQEEGEGRPLQATQADASMGVTTRRPSSSFSEGSSIEIPEFLKKKGRSRYPRL
- the LOC106364908 gene encoding protein LITTLE ZIPPER 3 isoform X1, whose translation is MCYKERNKAMERLNSKLYVENCYIMKENERLRKKAELLNQENQQLLFQLKQRLSETKNPNGSNNDNDICSSSSASGKS
- the LOC106364908 gene encoding protein LITTLE ZIPPER 3 isoform X2, which codes for MERLNSKLYVENCYIMKENERLRKKAELLNQENQQLLFQLKQRLSETKNPNGSNNDNDICSSSSASGKS